The following are from one region of the Platichthys flesus chromosome 2, fPlaFle2.1, whole genome shotgun sequence genome:
- the fblim1 gene encoding filamin-binding LIM protein 1 gives MASAAPPKRMVSSFFITLASPYRATVTQQQQPTLQAHSSPARDKQHTAVRVSPSESVPVLRHRKEDVLSSHNSKDRGHAGALTHVSGPQSPKPTQTGPGAKIEDNIGAAEGLPPPPPPPPPAAARPSPQRAALPEDSALPPPPAQTPLSHPLTPGQQPLYNKEVETRTPSSGLNRGEQYHNNGQDACEETKEVCGFCRKPVALSEPAIEALNRTYHDACFQCRSCHIPLAGKQYYNKAGIPLCEDCYQASLELCWSCGEVITDHVIRALERAYHPSCFTCTTCKQKIGEQAFAQGEVGEVYCLQDYYRKYAPKCCSCNHLIIPKEDGTDSFTVECLGRSYHENCYRCEVCVIQLSPEPNEHGCYPLDGRMLCKSCHMNLVPAQH, from the exons ATGGCATCAGCAGCTCCACCAAAGAGAATGGTGTCCTCCTTCTTTATCACTCTGGCATCCCCCTACCGAGCCAcggtgacacagcagcagcagcccaccCTCCAAGCCCACAGTTCCCCGGCTAGAGACAAGCAGCACACAGCTGTGCGGGTTAGCCCAAGTGAAAGTGTCCCTGTCTTGAGACACAGGAAAGAAGACGTCCTCTCTTCTCACAACAGCAAAGACAGGGGTCATGCAGGAGCCTTGACCCACGTTTCAGGTCCTCAGAGTCCCAAACCTACCCAGACTGGACCCGGGGCAAAGATAGAAGACAACATAGGTGCTGCAG AgggccttcctcctcctcctcctcctccccctccagctgCTGCGCGGCCTTCCCCTCAGAGAGCAGCACTCCCTGAGGATTCAGCACTTCCACCACCACCTGCCCAGACGCCTCTCTCACACCCTTTGACCCCAGGGCAGCAGCCGCTTTACAACAAAGAG GTGGAAACAAGAACACCATCTAGTGGGTTGAACCGAGGTGAACAATACCATAACAATGGCCAGGACGCATGTGAGGAGACTAAAG AGGTGTGTGGCTTCTGTCGGAAGCCCGTGGCTCTTTCTGAACCTGCGATCGAGGCCTTGAACAGGACTTACCATGACGCCTGCTTCCAGTGTAGATCCTGTCACATTCCCCTGGCTGGCAAACAGTACTACAACAAGGCAGGAATCCCGCTCTGTGAAGACTGCTACCAG GCCAGTCTGGAGCTCTGTTGGTCATGCGGCGAGGTCATCACAGACCATGTGATCCGCGCCCTTGAGCGAGCGTACCATCCTTCATGTTTCACCTGcacaacatgtaaacagaaGATCGGAGAGCAGGCGTTCGCTCAGGGAGAAGTTGGAGAAGTGTATTGCCTCCAGGACTACTACAG GAAATATGCTCCAAAGTGTTGCTCCTGTAACCACCTAATTATTCCAAAAGAGGACGGGACTGACAGCTTCACTGTGGAATGTCTGGGACGCTCCTACCATGAGAACTGCTACAGATGTGAG GTCTGTGTCATTCAACTCTCTCCTGAACCAAACGAGCACGGCTGCTATCCTCTGGACGGGAGGATGCTCTGCAAATCCTGCCACATGAATTTGGTACCTGCTCAGCACTAA
- the LOC133973472 gene encoding transmembrane protein 82-like isoform X1 encodes MFLPFFWIMGTSEWILFDSNPPIDCFLQGLVGACAISVLGSLMRVYYFLQTCSDSETESKQRSSSPVNPLRGNWRTALQFWSLTLVLSLVGSRVSSLIVLEFSLRAVSSWASAGLDAHGRGLHLLLLQCQFSLGCCFSCALVFLHQGAPHSSLNLFLAAAISWALASGSLSLWSHVARHYPLHSREPYCGICITLLTSGHTILTSLQRAVVLAFAFATVASFATVYDHFLSQTDALKFWTPLTLCYTMLVIYIQADQNRQTGAVALWHTAVLRLGALLVLMLTVGDWSDVLHILISFLGEAACLLPSQDLLQATSREEEEETSLRKQEHKTVHKTLEVKRKPSSDDS; translated from the exons ATGTTTCTCCCCTTCTTCTGGATCATGGGGACTTCTGAATGGATACTTTTTGATTCAAACCCCCCAATTGACTGTTTTCTTCAAG GTCTTGTGGGTGCATGTGCAATATCAGTGCTGGGCAGTCTGATGAGAGTTTACTATTTCCTTCAAACATGCAG TGATTCTGAAACCGAAAGTAAGCAGAGGTCATCCTCACCCGTCAATCCTCTGAGAGGGAACTGGAGAACAGCGCTCCAGTTCTGGTCCCTGACGCTCGTCCTGTCTCTGGTGGGCTCCAGGGTCTCCTCTCTCATCGTGCTGGAGTTTTCTCTCAGAGCAGTTTCCTCTTGGGCATCAGCAGGACTG GATGCCCATGGCCGAggcctgcacctcctcctgctccagtgCCAGTTTTCCCTTGGTTGCTGCTTCAGCTGTGCTCTGGTCTTCCTCCATCAGGGGgctccacacagctccctcAACTTGTTCCTGGCAGCTGCGATCAGCTGGGCACTGGCAAGTGGCAGCCTCAGTCTGTGGAGCCATGTGGCCAGACACTACCCGCTGCATAGCAGAGAGCCTTACTGTGGGATATGCATCACCCTCCTGACCTCAGGACACACCATACTGACCTCACTGCAGAGAGCGGTTGTCTTGGCTTTTGCTTTTGCAACTGTGGCTTCCTTCGCCACAGTATATGACCACTTCCTGTCCCAGACGGATGCTCTGAAGTTTTGGACTCCACTGACACTCTGCTATACCATGTTGGTTATCTACATTCAAG CTGATCAGAATCGGCAGACGGGAGCAGTGGCTCTCTGGCACACGGCCGTGCTGCGACTGGGAGCTTTACTGGTGCTCATGCTGACAGTGGGCGACTGGTCTGACGTCCTGCATATCCTCATCTCTTTCCTGGGAGAAGCAGCCTGTCTGCTGCCATCTCAGGACCTACTGCAGGCCACGTCAAGG gaagaagaagaagaaacgagCCTGAGAAAACAAGAGCACAAAACTGTTCACAAAACCCTTGAAGTCAAAAGAAAACCATCCTCAGACGACAGCTGA
- the LOC133973472 gene encoding transmembrane protein 82-like isoform X2 — translation MRVYYFLQTCSDSETESKQRSSSPVNPLRGNWRTALQFWSLTLVLSLVGSRVSSLIVLEFSLRAVSSWASAGLDAHGRGLHLLLLQCQFSLGCCFSCALVFLHQGAPHSSLNLFLAAAISWALASGSLSLWSHVARHYPLHSREPYCGICITLLTSGHTILTSLQRAVVLAFAFATVASFATVYDHFLSQTDALKFWTPLTLCYTMLVIYIQADQNRQTGAVALWHTAVLRLGALLVLMLTVGDWSDVLHILISFLGEAACLLPSQDLLQATSREEEEETSLRKQEHKTVHKTLEVKRKPSSDDS, via the exons ATGAGAGTTTACTATTTCCTTCAAACATGCAG TGATTCTGAAACCGAAAGTAAGCAGAGGTCATCCTCACCCGTCAATCCTCTGAGAGGGAACTGGAGAACAGCGCTCCAGTTCTGGTCCCTGACGCTCGTCCTGTCTCTGGTGGGCTCCAGGGTCTCCTCTCTCATCGTGCTGGAGTTTTCTCTCAGAGCAGTTTCCTCTTGGGCATCAGCAGGACTG GATGCCCATGGCCGAggcctgcacctcctcctgctccagtgCCAGTTTTCCCTTGGTTGCTGCTTCAGCTGTGCTCTGGTCTTCCTCCATCAGGGGgctccacacagctccctcAACTTGTTCCTGGCAGCTGCGATCAGCTGGGCACTGGCAAGTGGCAGCCTCAGTCTGTGGAGCCATGTGGCCAGACACTACCCGCTGCATAGCAGAGAGCCTTACTGTGGGATATGCATCACCCTCCTGACCTCAGGACACACCATACTGACCTCACTGCAGAGAGCGGTTGTCTTGGCTTTTGCTTTTGCAACTGTGGCTTCCTTCGCCACAGTATATGACCACTTCCTGTCCCAGACGGATGCTCTGAAGTTTTGGACTCCACTGACACTCTGCTATACCATGTTGGTTATCTACATTCAAG CTGATCAGAATCGGCAGACGGGAGCAGTGGCTCTCTGGCACACGGCCGTGCTGCGACTGGGAGCTTTACTGGTGCTCATGCTGACAGTGGGCGACTGGTCTGACGTCCTGCATATCCTCATCTCTTTCCTGGGAGAAGCAGCCTGTCTGCTGCCATCTCAGGACCTACTGCAGGCCACGTCAAGG gaagaagaagaagaaacgagCCTGAGAAAACAAGAGCACAAAACTGTTCACAAAACCCTTGAAGTCAAAAGAAAACCATCCTCAGACGACAGCTGA